AGTCACACAGAGGAGGGTATTCTTAGCAACTACAGTGACGATGACATGATATCTTGCATCTATGAGCACTGGTTTTCGGCTGCATAGAATATGGTGCCCGAGAGATAGCGTGAGGCTTTAACTTGTACAGCTGGCCGGGCGTCTCACGTAAGATCCTTGAAGTAGTTAGTCTTAACAAAATATATTACAGGGGGCTCAGCCTCTCATCAGCCTTCTTCTCGTTTAGCTGCATCTGATAGCGGCCGAACCCGATTGAGATCACACAAGAGTCTAGATGTTGTCGAGAACTGCACACTTTGATGCACCTTTCGCTGCTTTATCACAAGCCTCGCCACATCGTAGATCATAATTATACGGTATTCCGGTCAACTGATTCAGCCCGGCCAATTTCAAATCTTGTTCTCCGGACTCTAGACTGTCCATTTGATATCGACCAGTGCCGAGGATATTCCGGAAAAGGAAACCCACACAATGCCAAGCCCTAGGATCCAGGCGGTCAAGCTCGGCACTTCAAAATGGAGCCAATCAGAATACAGTATTTTAGATCTGACCAATCACAGTGCCCCGGCTAATTCACCGGTCACCATTCCCAAAGCGGCAGGTTGTATCCCGTGACTTTCCCCGTGACTTTGGAAGATCAATGAAATTCTTTATGGCTTTTAGGGATCCAAAAAGCCAATAAGATCACTGCCCGCAATGACTCGACTCGATTCCCCTAGGAAAGTGTCCTCGTGCCCTGGGCCATGTGGTTCCCTTTGGGCCGAAGAGGGGAATTCGGTGCGGACATCACCGTATTTCGACGATCCCCCGGATGGGCGATCTGGTTATTGTTGGCGGATCTCAATGTCGACGATAACATGCTGAGCGGCGGTGAGGATTTGGTACGCAGTAAGCAGTATTTCTCCGTTCCTGACCTGGTCCAGTATGTGCTTATCCGTGGCTCGCCAGTCTTACTCAAACTGCAAGGACCGCGGACAGAATCTCACTCGCTGCACATGCAGTAAAGCACTAAAAATGACCCATTTTGGCTGGATATGCCAAGCGGGTTTTAtgcgccttttttttttttttgtttcctTTCGCTTATGGCTCCTGTTGGCTTTATCCTCCGCTTTCGGGATCTCTCCCTGGTCGGGGCTTTGTCCTTGCATCGCCCTCCTTTCGTTTCCGAGGTCATTGAAGTGGATCTCACAGTCTTGGACGACGAGAACCAAATCACATTACCTAGCACGGTGGTGCGGGGGATAGTGGGTTTATTAGTCTAGTATTCCGTAAGGCCGGCCAATCACCCTTACATGGTTGCTGGCTCGACGAGAGCTGGTTCGGAGCGGTGCCCAAGATGGAGGTTGAATGCATTCCCATATAAGGCACTTGTCCCTCGATGAAGGCCTGTCTCCTCTTTTCAATTTTGACTTGCATGTCGACCCCTCTGGAACTACCCCGGTCTGCGCGGTAACATGCATCTCTCATACATTTTGTTTGCCCCTTTACTGGGGACTCTTGCTGCAGCCCGCAGTATTCCAAATACGTATCACCGGAACGCGGCTCGCAGTACGCCTTATGCAGTGAAGCAATCTCCGTTGGATACTCCATGGACAGAGGATGTTGGGACTACCCCCTGGCCCGAGTATCCCCGTCCGCAGCTGCAGCGGACGCAGTGGAAGAACCTCAATGGTGTCTGGCAATATCAGAACGCATCGAGTCAAGATGCAGTGCAACAGCCACCAGCAGGGCAGACTCTTGCCAATGAGGTTCTCGTGCCATCGTGCTTGGAAAGTGCCCTATCCGGTATGTGTCTTTGGGAATGGGACGCTCTATGCAACATGCGCTAACTGTACGAAAGGTATTCAAGGAAAGGACATGTTCTACTCATGGTATTCGACCAAGTTCGACGTTCCCTCATCGTGGAACGGCCAGCGCGTACTTCTGCATTTCGGTGCAGTGGACTATGAAGCCACCGTTTTTGTGAACGGAAAACAAGCTGGTTTCAATCGAGGCGGCTATTTCCACTTTGAAGTCGATGTTACGGATTACTTAACTTCCAATGCGACAAATGAATTGTAAATACTCTTTTTTTGAACAAATCCATGCACGGCTAACCATCTTCAGGCTGGTATTTGTTCACGATCCTACCGATAGCGGCGACAGTGTCATTCCGGTTGGAAAGCAGACCTTGAATCCAAGCCACATCTTCTATACGCCTTGCAGCGGCATTTGGCAGAGTGTGTGGCTCGAACCAACACCGTCGAACAACTGGATTACGCAGCTTGACCTCGACGCTAATATGGATGGCCAAGGTGTGTACGACGTCGCCGGCGATCTATGGACTATGCTAACTCATATGAACAGTCAACGTGACCGTCCACAGCGCCAAAGGAAACGCCACATCTGTCGAGGTCACGGTATatgatggcgatgatgaagTGGCCTCCCACACGGGACAATCGGACCAGCCATTCCTGTTTAAAGTGTCCGAACCCAAGCTGTGGTCCCCAGACTCGCCTAATTTGTACAACGTCACCGTTCGGCTAGGAAACGATCAAGTCCAGAGTTACACCGGATTCCGAACCATATCCAAAGGAAAGGTTGACGGCATTGTCCGACCCCTGCTTAACGGGGAATTTGTCTTCATGTTTGGTACGCTGGACCAAGGCTACTGGCCGGACGGCCTCTACACGCCGCCTTCCCGCGAAGCGATGGTCTATGACCTCAAGGTTCTGAAGGACCTCGGTTTCAACATGGTCCGGAAACATATTAAAGTCGAGCCAGCTTTGTTCTATCGGGCATGTGACGAACTAGGCCTCCTGGTCATCCAGGATATGCCTTCCATGAGGCCGTTGCAAGAAAGGACCGACTCGAACTGCAAGAAGACCCGGATATTGGCGAACGACCCGCAGCAAACCGAATTTAGGCGACAGTTGGAAGTCTTGATCAACCAGTTCAAGAGTTACCCGAGTATCTCTACTTGGGTGAGTACATGCTGAACGCGAACACATTCTTCCCTGGTTTTAACAGTTTCAGGTTATCTACAACGAAGGCTGGGGCCAGATCACCAGCTACTATCCCGAATTTGAGTTGACAGAACGCGTGAGGTCTTTGGATCCTACACGACTCATCGACTCGACTTCCGGCTGGATTGACCACGGTGCCGGTGACTTTAGCGTAAGTTGACTTAAAAACTTCCGTTCACGGTCTGGAAACTTACACGCCTAGGACAATCATCACTACGCCAACCCACAATGCGGAACACCATTCTACTCCACAGACTCCAGCCCTTATGACCCAAGCCGGATCGGCTTCCAGGGCGAATTCGGAGGCCTTGGTAACAACGTCACCATTG
This sequence is a window from Aspergillus chevalieri M1 DNA, chromosome 5, nearly complete sequence. Protein-coding genes within it:
- a CDS encoding putative hydrolase (CAZy:GH2;~COG:G;~EggNog:ENOG410PJ3U;~InterPro:IPR006103,IPR006102,IPR017853,IPR036156, IPR008979,IPR006104,IPR013783;~PFAM:PF00703,PF02837;~SECRETED:SignalP(1-18);~antiSMASH:Cluster_5.1;~go_function: GO:0004553 - hydrolase activity, hydrolyzing O-glycosyl compounds [Evidence IEA];~go_process: GO:0005975 - carbohydrate metabolic process [Evidence IEA]); protein product: MHLSYILFAPLLGTLAAARSIPNTYHRNAARSTPYAVKQSPLDTPWTEDVGTTPWPEYPRPQLQRTQWKNLNGVWQYQNASSQDAVQQPPAGQTLANEVLVPSCLESALSGIQGKDMFYSWYSTKFDVPSSWNGQRVLLHFGAVDYEATVFVNGKQAGFNRGGYFHFEVDVTDYLTSNATNELLVFVHDPTDSGDSVIPVGKQTLNPSHIFYTPCSGIWQSVWLEPTPSNNWITQLDLDANMDGQVNVTVHSAKGNATSVEVTVYDGDDEVASHTGQSDQPFLFKVSEPKLWSPDSPNLYNVTVRLGNDQVQSYTGFRTISKGKVDGIVRPLLNGEFVFMFGTLDQGYWPDGLYTPPSREAMVYDLKVLKDLGFNMVRKHIKVEPALFYRACDELGLLVIQDMPSMRPLQERTDSNCKKTRILANDPQQTEFRRQLEVLINQFKSYPSISTWVIYNEGWGQITSYYPEFELTERVRSLDPTRLIDSTSGWIDHGAGDFSDNHHYANPQCGTPFYSTDSSPYDPSRIGFQGEFGGLGNNVTIENLWHDQAAINTINQTYEIDTTVEAWNYRSHVLLSELEDQVRRYACSGGVWTQTTDVEGEVNGLMTYDRRIKRVDEEQWKADIKALYDAAAARGGASQKN